cagcacacaaaaaatacatcaGTCTTTTCCATATTCTCTCCTTCAaatgtttcaaagaaataaagcaacaatAACAGAAACATAAACAGTGTCTCCTCTACTTTGTACATCACAAGATAATAGCTGTTTCTACCAGACcagcatttatatttttttaacatcttcacTTTCAATTCTCAAGCTACCATCTTAAATCTAATATACACTGAACTCTATGATTTTtatgactgaaaaacaaaatccatttttaagaaaatatcaCCACCCACAGAAAGAGGATCAAGAACACAGACATGATGATAGTTTATCAATATGTTTACGCTGGGAAGGCCTCAGCCATGGAAGAGCTCATAACTCATATTAATTAGGCCTATCATGACGTCTCAATTTTGGCCTCTCCATGCACAATGGTGTTGACAGCAATGTCTCAAGACTGAAACATACGTATTCACCCtaatttggggaaatagtaccATGCATTAAGCTTTAGTAATCATGAGAACAAAATTTTGCACCTCCGTAATCCTTTGAAATTTTGGAACCCACACCTTATACTGCTCTAGGCACCATAATACATCCATCAATTGTCTGTCGTTACAAAAACTTCATTTAGCTCATACATCTGCACCACAGCCAGAGGTGCtggtgttttctttgttctcatcACTCTCATTCTCACTGGCACTGACATGTGACATGTCTGTCAACTGCCAGCTGCTGGGTTGCATCATCCAGCTCTCATCCTTTtccctctcttcttcctcttcttcctcatcttcctcttctgcCTCCATTAAGAAAATGCGAACACgacgacgagattgaaacaaaACTGTGGCTGTTTTACGAGAGCCACTGACAGCAAGTGAGTGAGCCTTCATGTGCTGCAAATGCTGCAGTGCATTGCTGGGCAACAGCTGACCAATAGGCAGATGCTGCAGTGTCGTCATATTGATGATATTTTCTGCTGTGTTGATGCTGCAGTAAGCTGAAGGGGCAACAGACAATATTGGAAACTGCACCAGTGCTGAACGACCGTCAGGAGCATTTTCCTTGAAAAAGCATCAACAATATCAATTTTCAATAGCATATGGACACAGCATCCAAATAAAAGCCCAActaacaatgtaaaataaactttctcaAAACTTGCACCTATAATATCTACAAAAGAAATTACTTTATTACTTGAAATATcagtcacaaacaaaaatatttccgAAGAAACTGaagttgttggggtttttttttctttttaataaatgcCTTTGACTCGCATTGATTTTGCACAACTGGAAATGGGGGTGAAGCATTTGAGGTTGGAAGGCAGGggggaattggtattttacaccgagccagcagctaaggctatatcaatgcaaggcagccagcattgtaaatagatgccacatgcagagaaagaacagagacaAGAGCTAAACTGCTGAGCTACTGGACCACCCAAGGCTGGGAGGAAGGAGACTCCTTAACAtcatttttgaagaaataaattaagctCAATTAAAGATCTGTGGGCATAGCTGGGTATCATATAGGTTTGCATTTTAGTGCACGTAGTCTTGGCAGCAACACCTAATCACAATCCAATAAAAGACCTTTATTTCCCTGGGTATGGGAAGCATCATAGTCACacttagcattaaaaaaaacataaaatcctAATTAAATGTTTCATGCACATCCAAATTTCTGCTGGTTTTGTATTAAATCCAGTTACAGCAGAGTACTAAAATCAGTTTGATGTGCTGCTGCAAATAGCACGTAGTACTCTAGCATGTTACAGCTACAAAATTATCATTTGGAGAGGGGTCGTGagagggggggaaaaaaaaatattggtatGTCTACTGAACTATgatctaagggaagtaatcacaACTTTCTGCAAaccaatttgttttttaacgtTAAAGTTTCCCATTCTGCAACATGATCtcaaattgttttataaaagaTCACAgcaaaaatctttttgaatAGTCAGTTCACCATATTAATCAGAAACCATATTTGTGATGCAAAGCGAATCATTTTCCTGAGGTAAAATGGGGAAATCACTAACAGACACAGTTCAGACTCTTCAGATATTGATTTACCTTACTTTACTCCATGGAATCTTATCCATAATTATGGGCCTAGAGTTAAAACATTTGCAGAGTCTGGTGCCATTTTATAACTATGGCGACAAATTGCTTGCGCTTGATTTCCCGGAACAACAAATTCTCTTCAATTCATGAAAATGGTTCTAGATTGTTTTTAGGAATATGAGatcaatgacatttttttctttgcacaatGTCCAAAATTATTACCTGCAAAAGCAAAGACAGAGTCTTTTGGTCATATGCTGCAAGGTCCAGGATTACATATCTGTAGCCATTGGAACACCAACTGATGGTTTGTCTGGCTGGTTTAGGTTATCTAATCCTCCAGTTGTTATGGCTACAAGACTGTCTTGGACTACCTACCTGTAAAAGTCAACCTCTTTTAGCAAAGGACAAAAATCTACTTGGTGAGTATCAATCAGTTTTACAACATTTCAATATTACTTTAAACCTCAAATACTTCATATACTTTGGTCTTCCTTTATTGATCAGTCTTCTTCTACTTTGAAATGACTAAAGAATGCATGCACATAGAATGCTCATGTCTCCCATAGATAAAAATTTTTCCATTTATTCATATAGTgtaaaaaaagaagcaagataTGCAAAATGtggcataaaaaatatttatatcctaCTATTCAAACAATGCATTATTTCAGAAGGTGCTCCTACACAGTGTGAGTCAGTTGTCTGGCGAAGGATGTAGAATACATCATTAGGCAGGAAGTTTGCAGTAAATACAGTGATAGACTGGCTGGCACCTGGGTCTGTAAACTGACACACCCTAGGCTGAGCATGCTGGTGGAATGCACCTGCCTCACTAGAAGTAATTGTAAAAAGGTGGTAGATCACAGTGCAGCGAAGTGATGGAGTGATGACATTCAGTGGACGCTGAAAAAGAATCAtctaaaaatctgtttatacCATCTACCTCTTTCTTTACTCAAAATAgataatttttatatgttttatgaGATCGATTctaacttcatttttaaataacaaaagttttttttttctcttttgtttgatgTGTCTGATAGACAACAGAAATTGACAACTGGTCACCTTCACAGAAAATGATTATTTGTCTAAGTTATTTCTCTACTGacatcattattaaaaaaaattaatgacttGTGTTTGCAGCCACAACAGCTCTTGAGCacttgaaaagaaagaacaataactgatttttgtttttaagacttAGCTCACTtggatttttcagtttacaGCATCCAGTGTTTCATTAAATAGTATGTCTTCCATTCATTATATATGGTCTAGGGATGTGGATAAACTAGTGGTTAGAACACTGGTATCCAGGAGGCACACCACTCTGATGCTTGTATGATGCACTGAACTTTTACCAGCTGTCAGGATTGGGTATCTGACTCTATAAAGATTAGGAGACTAgctttaccatttttttctgtaatcatGCCCTATTTcattgagttttcttttttctactcAGTTGTAGTTCTTGTACTATCATTTTTGAAATGCCTcaactaaaatttaaatattcgAAGTTTCTGCTAACTTTAATCCTGAAATTAATCAACTAATCAACATAAGGAAGCAGCTAGCAATACCTGAAGAGCCGACTGCACTGCCTGCTCCATAGCATCCTGTAGCTGCAGCAAGGACTTTGTGCTTGGCGTTGGATACAGATGAGGACTGTCAGATAGTGCTGGTGAAGTGTTTACAAACTGCACCCATGGATTATTGGTCATATGTGATGGATGAGTCAAGTCTTCACGCTTGAGGTACTGGCCTACTTTTTCCAGCTTAAAACCTGATCGCCCCTCCTTGCCTGCTAATGATGAGGCAGATTTTTGTCCATACATATCATCTGAAAATAATGAATTCTCTTCTGGTATAAAGTGACTGAAGTTATCTCTCAAAAACTCTGCTACAAAGCTGACATCATGTTGTGTCATCTTACTCAGCTCTGAAGGTATGTCCTCCTTGGACAATCGCAAAATAACAACATATAACCAACGGAAGAAtgctttaaagttttttatgcTACTATCAATGACCTGCTGAAGGTCATAAGCACTTATTACCAGTGACCCTGCAGCTTTTATGGATTCCTGAATAGAATCTGCATCAAGCCCTAAGACTCCAAAATGATCATGCCACCGGGCCATACCTTGCAGATACGTCAGGTGAAAGACTAGAGCTTGGCTGGCAGTCTGTAAATGTTTTACTACTAGTTTCTGAATATTTGAGTAAGATGTTTCAATTGAGAAACCTAATTTTTTAAGGCCCTTCTCTGTCAACTCATGCAACAGAAAGTTTTGTAACTCTACACTTGGAGTTCCAAACAGCAAAAGTTCCAAGAAGTCATTAGACACAGTTCCTTGTGCACTGCGACATTTTTCTTCAGCAAACTTCAGTAGCTTAGCATCCATCTCAGTCAGAATATCTTCCCATGCCTCTGACATCTGAGTCACTGTTGTCTGCAAATGCTCTATGAGCATGAGCACTTGTCCATACTGTAGTGCCATCAATCGAATCTCCTTGTGTCTCATCATCAAAATCTTAGTGTCAAAAGTAAGAAGGTAGTAGTCAATTTCATCTGATTCATCTGAGGTTGACTCAACAACAAATGACAGTGAGCACAGATCTTCTGTTATTATAGCAGAGCACACCCGTCGTTCTTGTGATCCATCCTGAATTACAAATGTTACTGATGCCACTCTAAAAATGCCATAGGCGATCAGATGCACAACATCCCTGTTTGTACCAAGCACCAAAAAGTTCAGCTCTTTCTGATCTTTCAGCTTTTTTCCATCTTCAACCACCTCTTCCACGGCACCTTTGGAGACCGATCCTTCACTGTGATGCTTGTTGAGTGGCTGGACTTTTGGCAAAAACTGCATAGAATTGTCTTCCTTGTAGGGATCAGCTGTCCATGTGCTGCCGTCGGGTAAATACTGTGCAATCCAACTCATGCATGTTATTTCCCCTTCCACGCTGGCATCGTGTAGCACCTCTCCCTTCTCTACGTCGCACAGCTTTAGTTTCCCTGACAGGTAGCCTACAGCCAAAACTTTGCCATCTGGGCGCCATGCCATTCCTCctatcttctcttcctccccaAGCGATGGAAGAGTCCACACCTTCTGCCACGAAAGGCGATGCAGAACCACTTCACCATGTGATGTCGCCAAGGCGATCAAATCCAGCTTAGGTGACCATAGCATCATATCCACTTCGGTGGATACATGCTTTTCGTCAACAAGCTTGAAAGATTCTTCGGGCATTGCAAACTTTTTCTGTTAAGCCTCAAGAGTATTCTATGTTGCACCGTGAGTTCTCAATTAATGTCCAAACCAGTTGCCTACTTTATATATAACTTGTTTTGGTAAAGCACAATTTTTGGCGTTACCCCATCCTCAGCAGGCGGCCATTCTCGTCAGGGATGAAGCATAGGCGTGATCTCCCTTGAGTATCTGGAAATGAAATGAGTGCTCCCCCAAACCTCAGCGACAGAGCTATTGAAATCATACAATATTGTATAATCCCGATCTTTAGATATATAgctcttttggtaatatttgacgtTAATAGTTACTTTATTTATCGGTGATCTATTGCCTTTTGGGCTTGAGACGAATTGGTTTTTGGTGTGGGACGAAATGGTCTTGGGGTGAAATGACCGGCCCCCCGAATCAGCTACAGAGAGAGATATTCCATTAAGGAATTAAAGTGTTTGGTTAAGatgtacacacaaatacatgacTGAACATCCTTTGCAGCAGTGAAATACTGGAGAGGGGAAGAACTTTTGTCAGTGTCTTCACCATACCTTTGAAAATCCCAGCATTAATAATATGATGGTTAATAAACGGGATAAACCAAGCACAATTTAAGACCTCGAGGAACATTCATATGACAAAAATAGGCGAGAGATGAAACCGTCAGTCTCAACTGATTGCGCTCCACTTCCCCGACCTAAATCAGACATTATGGAAGTTCTCTGTAGACTCCTCGTAAACTTCTTTTCTCTCCCGGGaatcataaaaagaaacagactaATTGACAATAGTTTTtaggatttaaaaataaagccgCGACTATAAAGTATAACcatggacatatatatatattcgtgtGTACATCTTTACCAAACACTTTAATTCATTAGTTCGTGGTATAACCGTCGGTCAGTCAACAACAATGTGAAACAGATAAATCCGGTTACGATTAACATTTTAACTAATTATTGTAAGCAGTAGGCAATATAAAGTTTCTAATGCTGCGAGTGCGACTGCTGCGATAATAATCTAATCAGTTTATAATTAGGCCTACTAAGACTAAAAGATGAAACGCATTATCTGCCCAGACGACATCTGACATCAGGAAATCTGCCTaaaggtaaatatttacatcatcGATGTGTTGATGCATGCAAAACCACGAACTAATACACGTTCATGTGCGAAACTAACAAAATTTGAGGTGCGACGATAATCAATTCTTATTAAAAGATTCGATTCCTGTGCGATCACTAAAcgtttctttgatgtttttaagCACTAGGGGTGGGGGTCCCGCTAAAATTAACTGGCATATGACGTGGTACAGAAACAGTAGAAACATCCACTGTGAATACATCTCAGTCGTCTCTGCGTATTACGCCATCGTAATGACCGCTGTCCCATCATGCACTCTTACCGGAAAAGCTgttgcatgcacacattttcgCTTCCAGATGGTAGATACCGAAAAGTTGATAGGCAACAACAGAGAGGaaggggaaaagagaaaaaactaaCGTTAAACTTGAGTCATTTCGCTTCTCTCCTCATTTTTAACAAGTTACTTTTGTTCAAAGATAAGTGAATTTCACCATGGGAAAGcccaaaaaaggaaagaagggacAAGATCAAGATGACCTGTAAGTAAATATTCGTCTACTTCACGAATGAAAAAGGCCATGCTGCCACTTCGATTGCTGTGATTGTAAAGTAGAATATAGCGAACACTACACATTGTAAGCATAATACTTTGAATCACAATAAATCGTAACATGATCCTAAAAGTGATTGTCCTGCGTACTGCATATGCCATAATTATACTATGGTGCACATGAACAACTGAAAAGTTTACCAAAATTTGGTAAAAATCGTGTAGTCTGTTCCATCCATACAGCAGATATTGTGTGTAGACACTgtagaaaatgtaataatatcttttgctaaaatgtttaaaagaacagTTTATTTCAGGATGACAAGGATtagattttcatttatttgaattATGTTTGGGCCCAGGTCTAAGTCATATTAATAAATCGTCCATTGATAATAAGtcataataatttgttttaaattaacataATAGCCTGATCTTATGATCATCTTTTCTTAGATATCTAGACCTTACATGAGGTAGATCTTGCATCATATTGCATCACCTATGTGTTGCACCATTTACAGTAATAATGAACATGTGGTTTATATATCACATGCCCTacgctcctcaaaggagcaacatgGAATAAACTGactaactaaactaaacttaGATATTGTATACTCAGTCATGAAGGAGCATACTGTCAGCACTTGAGATAAAACTAGACATAGCATACGAAAAATGAAAGGATAAATTGCAGTACTGATTAATGAAAGACCAATTTCGATGACGCCAAGACAAATTGggtaacaaacagtaaggattgaGTTTCATAAATTGTGGAGGAAGAAGAGTAGGCAGACTAGTCAATAGatgaaaaaattgaaagaaaagattagAGTGTTTGGACTAGAATTATGTAGACTGTtattaggagtaatgcttatggaagagatgtgtttttagtaCATGTTTAAATAATTTGGTAGGTAAGTAGGGTAGGAacatgcaaagaaattaaaacacaatgCAGATAGCTTGTACTGAATGTAAGAACAGTTGGGTAGGACTGAGAATGAAAGAGAGCAATGACATGGTCCTGTTACCTAGCTTTAATCACCAGACATGAAGccgagttctgtactttctgaagtTTATGAATGAGGTATGTGGGGCAGCCTGTGAGAAGTAGTTAACAATAATCAAGACTAGATAGAACAAACACCAGACAAGAGTGCTGGCAGCTTTGTAGAGAGAATATGGTGGATGACGCTGATCTGACATAGCTCATAATAGTCAGACTGATGGACAGCTGTAATTTGTCTATCTAGTTTCATGTAAGCAGTGACagtgaatcccagattcctgatggacaTTGTAAAGGCAATGTAGGTTTCTCCCACCTTGGCATGTTTGGCAGACTGACGAACGATGATTGATTGCTTCTTCTCAAGAATAGAAGGATTTCTATTTTATAATCAttgagtttcagtttgttttgtaccatcaaatattttatgtcaccAATACGGGTGTCTGCTGTGCAAATAGCAGCGACGCTCAGTCGGTACAGCTGAGAGTGGTTGAGAGTGTCTCATGCAGCAGATAGGTTAAGCAAAGTTAAGgaagaaacatcaccactgtcagtGGTTACTTTGATGATCAGTTTAAATATTGTGAAAAAGTCTATATTCTGTGAGACTGAAAAAGGAggtggtgctcttgtaagttagcatcaaaactactttctccaTTATCTTAGAGAGAAAAGATAAGTTTGAAACTAGAACATAGTTGTTTAACACATTAATGTCAAGCGTGACCTTACCTGGGCAATtttaagataagactttatttatctcaCAGGGCAATTAAGTGTAGCTCTgtggaagcacaacaacaaaatcacaacacattcatatctgCTCAAAATAGACTCATACAATTATGGTCCAGGCTTATATATGATCTACATTCATCCACACACAGCATTCAGAAGCCACAAGGCTGAAACAATGAAGGACAGCCTCAATCTGTATGCAGCTACACAGAATAAATGGCCCAATGGAAGTTGATGAAACTCTCTTGATATGcccttttaaacaaaacaaagtaaaacatctaagcattcattttctttacCATGTAGTAAATTACTGTTAGTAGTGAGTTGatcttttttgtttgggtttttttgtttttgtactgtCTGGTCTATTCTCAGATCGGACTAATGATTGTTCCCCCACTATTACCTTATCAGAACCATTCCACATGGGTCACTGGTCATTTCATCATAATTTGTGATTTCAACCAATGTTTTTTATACAGAACCTGTAGAGATTCTGTTATGtgtaataacaaaagaatatttctcTAGCGATAAGAGAATATCACTTTTTTCGCAGTTTTTGGACtatcatttaaaatttgacaCTTCTGGTCTTCTTGTTACTTATACTTTCTTTCCCATTTATTCCCccataaaaaaaactgctgtgaACTGTGAAACCTTTTTAAGCTTTGTAAATTCTTGGTGGGTgcttaaacaataaaaatgtgcatgctTCAAAAATGTGTTGTAAGTTAGGAAAATATGTTGACCAGCACCACATATAAACAAATCTGCATCCAACTTGTTAgctgctggatttttttttcttggaaataatttaatgttgtacaaaaataaacatcttcaTATAATATTTTCACCCAATACTGGatattatattttctgtttgcctCACAGGAGTG
This is a stretch of genomic DNA from Pomacea canaliculata isolate SZHN2017 linkage group LG3, ASM307304v1, whole genome shotgun sequence. It encodes these proteins:
- the LOC112559557 gene encoding anaphase-promoting complex subunit 4-like gives rise to the protein MPEESFKLVDEKHVSTEVDMMLWSPKLDLIALATSHGEVVLHRLSWQKVWTLPSLGEEEKIGGMAWRPDGKVLAVGYLSGKLKLCDVEKGEVLHDASVEGEITCMSWIAQYLPDGSTWTADPYKEDNSMQFLPKVQPLNKHHSEGSVSKGAVEEVVEDGKKLKDQKELNFLVLGTNRDVVHLIAYGIFRVASVTFVIQDGSQERRVCSAIITEDLCSLSFVVESTSDESDEIDYYLLTFDTKILMMRHKEIRLMALQYGQVLMLIEHLQTTVTQMSEAWEDILTEMDAKLLKFAEEKCRSAQGTVSNDFLELLLFGTPSVELQNFLLHELTEKGLKKLGFSIETSYSNIQKLVVKHLQTASQALVFHLTYLQGMARWHDHFGVLGLDADSIQESIKAAGSLVISAYDLQQVIDSSIKNFKAFFRWLYVVILRLSKEDIPSELSKMTQHDVSFVAEFLRDNFSHFIPEENSLFSDDMYGQKSASSLAGKEGRSGFKLEKVGQYLKREDLTHPSHMTNNPWVQFVNTSPALSDSPHLYPTPSTKSLLQLQDAMEQAVQSALQRPLNVITPSLRCTVIYHLFTITSSEAGAFHQHAQPRVCQFTDPGASQSITVFTANFLPNDVFYILRQTTDSHCENAPDGRSALVQFPILSVAPSAYCSINTAENIINMTTLQHLPIGQLLPSNALQHLQHMKAHSLAVSGSRKTATVLFQSRRRVRIFLMEAEEEDEEEEEEEREKDESWMMQPSSWQLTDMSHVSASENESDENKENTSTSGCGADV